The genome window GGAGTTTTAGATATGCAACCATTTCTCTCACTAAAGCTTTTTTCTTGAGTAAATGATGTTAAATAAAAGGCAAGaggaaaatacattttcagagACGGGGGCTCTGCagaatagtctcaggaaggaacttgttttagtggaacatttgcaccccgcaaaagaaaacgccacatacaatattaaattaagttaactgttgacacaatacagtaacgtgagctatttaaattagctggatacatggttaaacttcATTAGCTCTTACTTGTTTATCACTGTGTATACTccatccacagcaatcccaccaatcagtcccaaaacgtcccagttagagaggaaatagcctaaacatattctttgtaaatttttacaatcatttccggaaagaaccaagcaggcctgccttgttgcacaatcaaattatctttaaaacttgacattttcagcgtgtagcttgctagctcaaagttctTTGTTGTTACCTGTatcgaagggattttgagaacggtaACACCCACAGAGcggtgagggacatctggcttGTGAGCCACGCGTAGGATGTCAGGCAATTTTCCTGGAAATGTtcttccattgatccagactatgtgaaccctaaccctaacttgatGCCAAAACAAGCCTTAAAAACGTATACAtgtaaaaaagagaagaaaaaaaaagaaaatatgtaaatTAAACGCCTGAAGTCCCAGAGACATGTCCTCTGTGTCCTCAATGATAGCTACAGCCCTGGCAACAacaatgaattatttagacCTGAAAGAGGTCTCAAGAAATTCTGGTTTATATTTTTTGTAGTATGTTTAACCCAAATTTCCTTGCACAATAAAGAGAATACTTCCACAGATCCAACCCTGGGTTCTTAATTCATACCAAAGAGATCATTTCTGAGATTTGTTCAGAGTACCTCTGCCTCCAGGAAATGTTTGTAACACTAAAGCTCCAGCCTGCCCGCCAGCTCAATCTTCCCTTCTCTACCTCAGCAGGTGGTCTTCCATAATGATCTAAACCTGCTAGCTTTTTTtattgggggggtggggggacagGAGTAGCCAGTCTGCCCATGTCTTTTCTCTTCCCTCttctgtgtctgtatatgtatgtatgtgtctccAGAAAACAATCGGATAAGTGGCATCCTGACCTCGCAGACGGAGCCCTACGACCTGTCTTTCTCACGCTCCTTCCAGAGCCTGTCTCACCTGCCGCCCTCCTATGAGGCGGCCGTCAAAGCCGACCTCAGCCGCTTCTCATCCCTGAAGAAACTCAGTAGGTCCAAGTTCACTGCACTAATGCAAGAGTAGGCTCCCTGCCCTGATGCCCTGCATGACAGAAATACTGCATTAAGTGTGCTTTCCTGACTCCTGACTGGGACTTACTGAACGGCTCCGAAGTGTTTCAGCTGTGAAAATGATTAGCGTGTTGTACGAAGGACATCAAACAGTCGAAAGTAAAGTCCTCGTACACATTTGCCTGGAGATCTTTGCAACTCCCCATTGATCATTTCAGTGGATGGAGAGGGCCTGAAACAGAATCAGAAAATACCCATTCCTCAACTCTGATCCTTCATGAAATCAGCCTAGTCATCTCAAGAAACTGTGAGTCATTGATATTCAATGCTTCCCTTGCCTTCACTCAAAGGCTGCAGCCACTATTCTTCTCTTGGAGCGTATAAGTACATTAAGCGGCTTCTTGTGCCCGACTCGGCTCCGCATTGATTTAGTGGTGCTACGCTGGATTTCTGCTGCGTAATGAGGTCTCATCTCATGATGTTCTCCGAGTGGAACGCAAATATTTCTCAAGGCTTGTGTAATTTCATCATGACTGCCCCACTTCACTGCTGGCGTGCAGTCAAATTGAAAGATGACGATCTACAACTCATCCCATCAGGGCTTACTCCACACTGGCTCCCCCTGTTAGCTGCCAGACACCACCTCACACTAAATTGCAAAACAGGTTTGCAGGATACAGTGCTATTTACTGGTCCTCAGTTATTgggagaaaacacaaaaaaacattacggTCCTTTTGCGTGAAGAAGTAACGTAATAGTTTAGGCTGTAAAACAAAACCAAATGAAAGAACTAGTCAGAGATGGAAGCCCACAGAAGAGACATAATATCCTAAGGCAGTGTCCTTCAGTCTTCCCAACTTTGTTTCTGCTTCCAAAGCAAATTATTTGTTGCAGCATATAGACAAAAGGCTCTGCAGTTTCTTTTTGTTGCTCAACTAGTGTCTGCACACTGATAGATCATGTTGGATTGTGCTGGAGGGAAGATAGAGCAGCGTTTTCATTGTCGGGATAATAAAAGAGAAGAATGCTACTGCTTATTAATGCAAATTGGTATCAAACTGAAGAAAAGCATTTAGGCCATTGTAGGGCAGGACAGTATACATCACAAGTTATTCATTCGCTCCGTGGCAATATAGTTGATGAGTTTGCAATGCCCTGCCCAAATCCTGAAGACTATTATGCTTGAGAAAGGAACATCTTGTTTTTATTATCTCTCATAATGAATCGATTTGCAGCAAGCAGCCGTGGCTCGCTGCTGAAGGGGATTTTGGCTGAGTGTAATCCTGACAGGTGGTGTGAACACTGCTGAAAAAGACATGCTCAGAGTCATCTACCAATTCTCAACAAGGTGGAGATGTCTGCTCTCCATGATTTAATCCCACCATATGGATGACATGATGGTGAAACATTCATGCTAGTGTTCAGAAAGAATACAGAATGTGCATCTTTACAACAATGGACTTATTGTTTCCACTTTTTAATTTGAGCTGCATTTCGTCTCTTTGACAAGATGTCTGACAGAGTTCTTGTGAATGTGCGTCACTATGTGTGTGGTTCTGTATTCAAAGATAAGTCTCTctgcatgtgttttgttgtgtggCATGCAGTTGATGATACATTCACTCCCACACTCTACTGTCTCTGGAAatgttttcttgtctttttgatCTGCTTCTGAATGCATGTTGTAGTTGTTTGTACACATTAATAGGGATAACACATCCACTCAAGGACATTCTCAATGGAAAGTGATGAATAAATTCAACAATACATAGACAGCTGTCCAGCATGTACTACATATGAGGTGCCTGCGTGCTTCCCTCCGTATCTGTATGATATGACCATGTTTCAGATGACCTTTGAAAAGTTTGCCCCTACAGCAGAGCTGCCTGTAGAATCCCAAATGGATGTGTAGCTGTTATGTGCCTAGCATGTATTACAGTCTGATTGTGATTCCTATGTCTCTCTATTTTTTTATTCCCCTCCATGAGCTTGGAAAGGTGAAACACAGATGGGTCCGCCAACACTTTTCTCGGCATTGTGTACAATGTTCTCCAATCCCACTTTATCCAATTTCTCCCCTTGCATTCTAACACCTTCCcgtgttttcttttgctttcACTCCCTGAATCTCCTCTTCACCTCTTGATTCTGTCATTTTATTCCTGTCTCCTCTACAGCAGATAAAGATGTCGACGACTACTACACTCGTAAGCGCCACCTGCCCGACCTGGCAGCAAGAGGCACTCTTCCCTTGCATGTTCTCAAAATGACTCAAGACCAGGTGGGTACATAAGTGTGCAGGCCTCTAAACCAGGTCATGTTTTTCTAAAAGGCAAAGCAGGTGTGCTATCTCTGAGTCTCCAGATTTGAATTTGTTAGAAGCTATAGCTGGTATTTCTCTTCATTTCTGCAGTGGTGGGTGGCAGAGCTTTTTCCCCCTCAGCTTGTGAATAAACTCACCTCATTCATCTTTTGCTCAACAGCACCgggaacagcagcagcagcagcagctccagagCCAGCCCCCGCAGTCCTCCATCTCCCAGGCCCCTCCCCAGTCCCAGTCTTCACAGCAACAGTCTCAACAAAGGCAGAGGCCCCGTCGCGTCCAGAGGGCCATGTCCCAGGACCGCGTCCTGTCCCCGCAGAGAGACCCACAGCAAGACTACAGCACGTCCTCTAATGGTATGTCCCCGTATGGAGGCCGGATCCTCTCAGACGAACAGCTCCTGTCTGCTGAACGTCTTCGATCCCAGGAGCGTCTTTTCCCACAGGACCGCCACACCTCCCAAGATCGTCTGTACGCCAAGGACCGCATGTACTCCAAGGACCGACTTCTATCACAGGATCACCTCTACTCGAAAGACCGCCACTACTCTCAAGACCGCCTCTATTCACAAGATCGGCTGTACTCACAAGACCGCCTCCTATCCCAGGATCCTCTGCTGTCACCGGACAAGCTGATGATGTCGCTGAAGCGTGGCATGGTAAGCAACATCTCCGGCGGGTTTCATGGCAGCGACAAGTCAATGTCACGCGCCATCTCGCACACAGACGTGTTCGTACCAACCACGCCTCTTATGGACCGCTACAAGATGACCAAAATGCACTCCCATCCCAGTGCCTCCAACAATGGCGGTGGCAGCGGGGCTCTGGGAGCGGGAGGCAGTGGGCACTCCAACACTTTAGCCATGAACCAGACAGCAACCAAGAGGCAGGCATTTGCCACCAGACGGACTCACACTATGGAACAGCTCCACTACATCCCACCacatcaccagcagcagcagcagcagcagcagcagcagccgcagcCGCAGCCGCAGCACTACCGCACAGGCAGCAAGACTGAGGTGACTGTGTAACGGCAGCCAGCACAACCTGAACTGCACTGGAAGGTGCACTGCTGTGTGCCAGAGGTGGGGATGATAGAGGTACGTGGGTACACTGGCCTTCTTTTAGAGTAGGATGGTGGCAATTTCACTTTCTTTGACTGAAGTTCCTGCAAAGTCAGAGATTCCAGGACCAAGAACATCCACAAGCTTACTGTGAGAGACCGGAAAAACGAGTTACACTGTACACTGCATACACAGGCCCTGTTAGATCTGAAGCCAGAGAGGGTCGTGGATGAGAGAGGGATGGTATTATCCAGCTAACTTGCCTATTATTTTCCACTATAATTGTTTCCACTTGATTACCCTATTCATCCACAGGCTACAGCCTCATTCTGTGTGTGGTTTAGTGAGAAAACACTGATTGTGTCTGTTTTAGCCTTTATCGGCCCACTTTGTCCaacaaatctattctgtgaccTTTTCTGGCGAATCTTAAAGGGCTTTGCATGGTTAAACACATAGACTGACTTCTCTGTGACTTCTGTTGTGCAACACAACACCATCACAGGTGATGAACTAGGTTGAGCCTGTAATAACtttatgaatatataaataaatgaataaaatacaaCCATTTGTACACCCTGTCCTACTCATAGCTCTAGTGAATCTCAATGAGAGAAATTGAAATGGATGTTATTAGCACTTCTATTTGGTGCCTCCGACAGATGTTTCATTTCTAAAAACGAAGTGGTTTTGTCGGTTACAAAGCACAatcaaaaaaatattgttttgtttttgatttgttGAGTTTGAATAGTGACAGTTAGCTTGTTTTGTTCTTAAAGCAatggcaggtttttttttttttgcttccagTAGACGATTGTAAATAAGCTATTCTAGAAGCAGTATTATGGACAAGTCTGTACTGGATGGACTTTGTATTAGACTGTCTGTTTTCAATAGATTCTTAAAGAACAACTATACATCATCACTGTTTTGTGAGTTCAGAATAGAAACCCACTTAAACAAGTATTTGACGGGATCAATTAATACTATACTGTGTGTCTTTGAAAAACTGTTTGTAGGACGAAAAGTGAATGAATGTGTTGTTAACTGATATACCACTGTTCATATTTGGATGTAGACTGTGTTCCATTGACATCAGAAGTTGAACATCATGGAAATGGATCATATTGCTTGTTATAGTAGGGTCAAATAAACCATCCATATTTTTCTAAACATTCAACATTATTCTTTGAGacatgtctgtgttgtgtgtttgataCACCACATTACCACTGTGAGTTCTAGCTTCACATTCTGCAGGCGTCTGCAGTGAGGGACAAAATACTTCACTGGTTGAGTATAAAACCAGTTTTCCTGGATAAAGGGaaatttcaatcaggagagacttcgttgcagatatgcaaagatttattgtacatatgcatgatttgaaatgtacagtctttggagattagactctatcgttatttaaaaaatataaattcttTAAAGGGGTAGAAAGCCGAAAGAtaatcccccgatggagtctagacactgatggtgGCGCGAGGCGCCTGAAAACCAAAAGCGAAGCGCCGTCGGATGAGGACCCAGGAGGACCCAGGAGCCGTGAGGGATGAAGACCggaggagcaaggggaggaggagggttgtgctcttatcctgaaatgacaactgagcagcagagagagacaggtttaaaacagggatGTCATGCAGTGATTGGCTCGTGATTTTCATGgccgcttctgattggttaagaTAAAAGTGAACACCTCTACAGCTGATCCGTTTAGAGGAGCTGCGGTCTAGGTAAGCCCCCAGCTTACCAAGGTTTTACTGACGTGTCTCAATGGTCGGAGGAAGACACGGCAGCAACCCTAGCccacaaaaacatacttggTTAAGGTAAAGGAAACATTGTAATCATTGTTATAAGAAATGAATGTTAACCGTTTGTAGGACAGAATATGGTGTTATTTCGACTTAATTGAAACCAGGCTCACTTGGCCTGGTTGGGCTGAGAAGTTACGTTTTTTTTAGCGGTTTAGGTTACATTGTTTCAGTGTTTCAATTTCAGTATGTAGGACCTGTTTTCCATTTAAGTGAAGTACAGGGTTAATGAAATGGAGCTTGGCTACCAGCTTAATGGTAATGTCCAATTatatttgtgtgaatgctgattcaacGATTTTCGGTCGCCTACcacttctgcatactttcagctacaaAAACCAGTCAAATAAcatgttcagctctttaaggACATATGtacttttattcatattttttctgCCATTTATACTTttgttaaatattaagcttttttctttttacattgaaAGTCAATAGAGCGATCTTTATATCCTCTTCAGGCTTCTTCCACTTCGAAATGCTACTCCTCCAACATACTACAAACATCATTCAAACAATTCACAAAACCTTCAGCTATTAGAATGATTCAGctttttgatatcttttacagtttttgtgtttaTCACTGTTTAGGTTTAGATCTTCTTTAGGCTTTTTCTGCGTTTTTAAGGTCTGCTGAGTTCGTGATGTCACAGCTACagtgcagaggagagagaacatCGTCTTAAAACTTTCTCTTTAACTCGCTCTCACGGCCACAATTCTTACTTCTCATACACCATTTATACGTCAAAACTTGGATATACTTGTGTACTTTCAGCCAATGTGTCATTTAAGCAATTTGCCTTATACATTTGGCTCAGTGAGCCTCCAAATGACAAGAGCCACACGTATTccttcttttacagtttttgtgtaaTTACTGTTGAAGTTTAGTGATTATTTCaggctttttctgtttttaatggGTTGGAATtgcttttactttttgtgtggagtttggatgttcttccagactttctttgacatactatactatgacttttttatgacttttttcaacatactatactatgacttttttatcactttttctgacatactttGCGATATGCtacactatgaattttttatcactttattcgacattacactatgacttttttcgacatgctatactctaacttttttatcacttttttggacaaactatactatgacttttttatcactttttggacatactatactatggcttttttatcactttatttgacatactatactatgacttttttatcacttttttgacataatatactatgacttttttgacatactataccatgactatttttgacataatatactctGACTTtgtaatggcttttttcgacatagtatgtTTTGACTGTATTCAAAAAACTATATTTGGTGGCATGGTGGCTGCTCATTGGTTAGCACTACTCAAGTAGGCACTACAGACTCTGACCATTGCTTCGATCCCCAGTCTGGGGCTGCGCCTTTTTGCGTGGAGTTTGCAcattcttccagactttctttgacatactatactttgttatcactttattcaatatacaacactatgactttttatcacttttttcgacatactataatgtgacttttttcatgtcaattttttgatttgattttttatattttttttggacatactgtactatgactttttcactttattcaacatactatatatactatggcttttttgacatactatactttgacctttttatcacttttgggacatactatactatggcttttttatcacttttttgacatgctatactatgactattagtcacagcgtgtacaaataacaaggtcacatgagacacagccatcttataaccgtatacaaactgggaactatattctcagaaaggcgaagcattgctactctctgctcggggccagtttatatacggttagaagatggctgtgtatcatgtgaccttgttatttgtacacgctggactatacaaatcacaacatgtaaatagga of Sander lucioperca isolate FBNREF2018 chromosome 5, SLUC_FBN_1.2, whole genome shotgun sequence contains these proteins:
- the LOC116067480 gene encoding protein shisa-6 isoform X6, which codes for MGIRHLLLLLIYPLCVLSAATGGKKPKPAPRKAPKATAVPTAVPQKTPQPAPASNHDTCLGYYDVSGQYDKLFECNNTDHRYCCGTCYLRFCCEYKKDRLDQKACKNYQKPVWVQTGPSPDPIPTGETYDPSMDQTSTAVYITCGIIAFIIVVGVSVKVAYDKATEPPQEMNIHRALADILRQQGPIPISQYDCENFAAMNGSPKDNTPLRTSSKNHYTPVHTSKSNHGLHYGKESVRNSGGAELHSFISSGFVTLGRGHPKGDNHWPVRSQSHHADKDVDDYYTRKRHLPDLAARGTLPLHVLKMTQDQHREQQQQQQLQSQPPQSSISQAPPQSQSSQQQSQQRQRPRRVQRAMSQDRVLSPQRDPQQDYSTSSNGMSPYGGRILSDEQLLSAERLRSQERLFPQDRHTSQDRLYAKDRMYSKDRLLSQDHLYSKDRHYSQDRLYSQDRLYSQDRLLSQDPLLSPDKLMMSLKRGMVSNISGGFHGSDKSMSRAISHTDVFVPTTPLMDRYKMTKMHSHPSASNNGGGSGALGAGGSGHSNTLAMNQTATKRQAFATRRTHTMEQLHYIPPHHQQQQQQQQQQPQPQPQHYRTGSKTEVTV
- the LOC116067480 gene encoding protein shisa-6 isoform X1, with amino-acid sequence MGIRHLLLLLIYPLCVLSAATGGKKPKPAPRKAPKATAVPTAVPQKTPQPAPASNHDTCLGYYDVSGQYDKLFECNNTDHRYCCGTCYLRFCCEYKKDRLDQKACKNYQKPVWVQTGPSPDPIPTGETYDPSMDQTSTAVYITCGIIAFIIVVGVSVKVAYDKATEPPQEMNIHRALADILRQQGPIPISQYDCENFAAMNGSPKDNTPLRTSSKNHYTPVHTSKSNHGLHYGKESVRNSGGAELHSFISSGFVTLGRGHPKGDNHWPVRSQSHHGTHQHNYNHVALGSPTRTPKNAHRSLRRENNRISGILTSQTEPYDLSFSRSFQSLSHLPPSYEAAVKADLSRFSSLKKLTDKDVDDYYTRKRHLPDLAARGTLPLHVLKMTQDQHREQQQQQQLQSQPPQSSISQAPPQSQSSQQQSQQRQRPRRVQRAMSQDRVLSPQRDPQQDYSTSSNGMSPYGGRILSDEQLLSAERLRSQERLFPQDRHTSQDRLYAKDRMYSKDRLLSQDHLYSKDRHYSQDRLYSQDRLYSQDRLLSQDPLLSPDKLMMSLKRGMVSNISGGFHGSDKSMSRAISHTDVFVPTTPLMDRYKMTKMHSHPSASNNGGGSGALGAGGSGHSNTLAMNQTATKRQAFATRRTHTMEQLHYIPPHHQQQQQQQQQQPQPQPQHYRTGSKTEVTV
- the LOC116067480 gene encoding protein shisa-6 isoform X2; amino-acid sequence: MGIRHLLLLLIYPLCVLSAATGGKKPKPAPRKAPKATAVPTAVPQKTPQPAPASNHDTCLGYYDVSGQYDKLFECNNTDHRYCCGTCYLRFCCEYKKDRLDQKACKNYQKPVWVQTGPSPDPIPTGETYDPSMDQTSTAVYITCGIIAFIIVVGVSVKVAYDKATEPPQEMNIHRALADILRQQGPIPISQYDCENFAAMNGSPKDNTPLRTSSKNHYTPVHTSKSNHGLHYGKESVRNSGGAELHSFISSGFVTLGRGHPKGTHQHNYNHVALGSPTRTPKNAHRSLRRENNRISGILTSQTEPYDLSFSRSFQSLSHLPPSYEAAVKADLSRFSSLKKLTDKDVDDYYTRKRHLPDLAARGTLPLHVLKMTQDQHREQQQQQQLQSQPPQSSISQAPPQSQSSQQQSQQRQRPRRVQRAMSQDRVLSPQRDPQQDYSTSSNGMSPYGGRILSDEQLLSAERLRSQERLFPQDRHTSQDRLYAKDRMYSKDRLLSQDHLYSKDRHYSQDRLYSQDRLYSQDRLLSQDPLLSPDKLMMSLKRGMVSNISGGFHGSDKSMSRAISHTDVFVPTTPLMDRYKMTKMHSHPSASNNGGGSGALGAGGSGHSNTLAMNQTATKRQAFATRRTHTMEQLHYIPPHHQQQQQQQQQQPQPQPQHYRTGSKTEVTV
- the LOC116067480 gene encoding protein shisa-6 isoform X5; this translates as MGIRHLLLLLIYPLCVLSAATGGKKPKPAPRKAPKATAVPTAVPQKTPQPAPASNHDTCLGYYDVSGQYDKLFECNNTDHRYCCGTCYLRFCCEYKKDRLDQKACKNYQKPVWVQTGPSPDPIPTGETYDPSMDQTSTAVYITCGIIAFIIVVGVSVKVAYDKATEPPQEMNIHRALADILRQQGPIPISQYDCENFAAMNGSPKDNTPLRTSSKNHYTPVHTSKSNHGLHYGKESVRNSGGAELHSFISSGFVTLGRGHPKGTHQHNYNHVALGSPTRTPKNAHRSLRRADKDVDDYYTRKRHLPDLAARGTLPLHVLKMTQDQHREQQQQQQLQSQPPQSSISQAPPQSQSSQQQSQQRQRPRRVQRAMSQDRVLSPQRDPQQDYSTSSNGMSPYGGRILSDEQLLSAERLRSQERLFPQDRHTSQDRLYAKDRMYSKDRLLSQDHLYSKDRHYSQDRLYSQDRLYSQDRLLSQDPLLSPDKLMMSLKRGMVSNISGGFHGSDKSMSRAISHTDVFVPTTPLMDRYKMTKMHSHPSASNNGGGSGALGAGGSGHSNTLAMNQTATKRQAFATRRTHTMEQLHYIPPHHQQQQQQQQQQPQPQPQHYRTGSKTEVTV
- the LOC116067480 gene encoding protein shisa-6 isoform X3, producing MGIRHLLLLLIYPLCVLSAATGGKKPKPAPRKAPKATAVPTAVPQKTPQPAPASNHDTCLGYYDVSGQYDKLFECNNTDHRYCCGTCYLRFCCEYKKDRLDQKACKNYQKPVWVQTGPSPDPIPTGETYDPSMDQTSTAVYITCGIIAFIIVVGVSVKVAYDKATEPPQEMNIHRALADILRQQGPIPISQYDCENFAAMNGSPKDNTPLRTSSKNHYTPVHTSKSNHGLHYGKESVRNSGGAELHSFISSGFVTLGRGHPKGDNHWPVRSQSHHGTHQHNYNHVALGSPTRTPKNAHRSLRRADKDVDDYYTRKRHLPDLAARGTLPLHVLKMTQDQHREQQQQQQLQSQPPQSSISQAPPQSQSSQQQSQQRQRPRRVQRAMSQDRVLSPQRDPQQDYSTSSNGMSPYGGRILSDEQLLSAERLRSQERLFPQDRHTSQDRLYAKDRMYSKDRLLSQDHLYSKDRHYSQDRLYSQDRLYSQDRLLSQDPLLSPDKLMMSLKRGMVSNISGGFHGSDKSMSRAISHTDVFVPTTPLMDRYKMTKMHSHPSASNNGGGSGALGAGGSGHSNTLAMNQTATKRQAFATRRTHTMEQLHYIPPHHQQQQQQQQQQPQPQPQHYRTGSKTEVTV
- the LOC116067480 gene encoding protein shisa-6 isoform X4 translates to MGIRHLLLLLIYPLCVLSAATGGKKPKPAPRKAPKATAVPTAVPQKTPQPAPASNHDTCLGYYDVSGQYDKLFECNNTDHRYCCGTCYLRFCCEYKKDRLDQKACKNYQKPVWVQTGPSPDPIPTGETYDPSMDQTSTAVYITCGIIAFIIVVGVSVKVAYDKATEPPQEMNIHRALADILRQQGPIPISQYDCENFAAMNGSPKDNTPLRTSSKNHYTPVHTSKSNHGLHYGKESVRNSGGAELHSFISSGFVTLGRGHPKGDNHWPVRSQSHHGTHQHNYNHVALGSPTRTPKNADKDVDDYYTRKRHLPDLAARGTLPLHVLKMTQDQHREQQQQQQLQSQPPQSSISQAPPQSQSSQQQSQQRQRPRRVQRAMSQDRVLSPQRDPQQDYSTSSNGMSPYGGRILSDEQLLSAERLRSQERLFPQDRHTSQDRLYAKDRMYSKDRLLSQDHLYSKDRHYSQDRLYSQDRLYSQDRLLSQDPLLSPDKLMMSLKRGMVSNISGGFHGSDKSMSRAISHTDVFVPTTPLMDRYKMTKMHSHPSASNNGGGSGALGAGGSGHSNTLAMNQTATKRQAFATRRTHTMEQLHYIPPHHQQQQQQQQQQPQPQPQHYRTGSKTEVTV
- the LOC116067480 gene encoding protein shisa-6 isoform X7, yielding MGIRHLLLLLIYPLCVLSAATGGKKPKPAPRKAPKATAVPTAVPQKTPQPAPASNHDTCLGYYDVSGQYDKLFECNNTDHRYCCGTCYLRFCCEYKKDRLDQKACKNYQKPVWVQTGPSPDPIPTGETYDPSMDQTSTAVYITCGIIAFIIVVGVSVKVAYDKATEPPQEMNIHRALADILRQQGPIPISQYDCENFAAMNGSPKDNTPLRTSSKNHYTPVHTSKSNHGLHYGKESVRNSGGAELHSFISSGFVTLGRGHPKADKDVDDYYTRKRHLPDLAARGTLPLHVLKMTQDQHREQQQQQQLQSQPPQSSISQAPPQSQSSQQQSQQRQRPRRVQRAMSQDRVLSPQRDPQQDYSTSSNGMSPYGGRILSDEQLLSAERLRSQERLFPQDRHTSQDRLYAKDRMYSKDRLLSQDHLYSKDRHYSQDRLYSQDRLYSQDRLLSQDPLLSPDKLMMSLKRGMVSNISGGFHGSDKSMSRAISHTDVFVPTTPLMDRYKMTKMHSHPSASNNGGGSGALGAGGSGHSNTLAMNQTATKRQAFATRRTHTMEQLHYIPPHHQQQQQQQQQQPQPQPQHYRTGSKTEVTV